In the genome of Paenibacillus sp. FSL R5-0766, one region contains:
- a CDS encoding DUF3817 domain-containing protein produces the protein MKTVTGRFRIAGIWEGVSLLLLIFIAMPLKYFADISSAVAVMGMIHGILFPLYLIALVHLALVKKWKITRWLMGGLAGLLPFGTFVFESYLRKRNWK, from the coding sequence ATGAAGACAGTGACAGGCCGATTCAGAATTGCGGGCATATGGGAGGGCGTATCCTTACTTCTATTGATTTTTATTGCTATGCCTCTGAAATATTTTGCAGATATCTCTTCCGCTGTAGCCGTAATGGGCATGATTCATGGTATTTTGTTTCCTTTGTACCTTATTGCGCTAGTGCATTTGGCTTTGGTCAAAAAATGGAAGATAACACGTTGGCTGATGGGTGGACTGGCCGGTCTATTGCCGTTTGGAACTTTTGTATTTGAATCTTATCTTCGGAAAAGAAATTGGAAATAA
- a CDS encoding thioredoxin family protein, with protein sequence MKDIHELTSIEMVEEVIQQHELVFLYVSRPECSVCHALLPKIRTLLEPYPSIYLGHINANEVEEVASKFLIFTVPTMIMLVEQKEYIRADRFVRLERLEEQLQQIHSMYIQDEE encoded by the coding sequence ATGAAAGATATTCATGAGTTAACATCCATAGAAATGGTTGAAGAAGTTATTCAACAACATGAATTGGTTTTTTTGTATGTATCTCGGCCAGAGTGCAGTGTATGTCACGCCTTACTCCCCAAGATCAGGACGTTGCTTGAACCTTATCCATCAATATACCTGGGTCACATTAATGCTAATGAAGTGGAAGAGGTTGCGTCCAAGTTTCTTATTTTTACCGTTCCAACAATGATCATGCTTGTGGAGCAGAAGGAATATATTCGAGCGGATCGTTTTGTTCGCTTGGAACGTCTGGAGGAGCAGCTGCAACAGATTCACTCCATGTATATCCAAGATGAGGAATAG
- a CDS encoding LacI family DNA-binding transcriptional regulator — MAKITIKDVAREAGVSISTVSNALNGVDVLNPETKSHVLKVAERLNYVPNLNGKLLKSGQTKMLGFFTTSVSGPYFYKLVESMSRECDRLGYGLNVFVTKDKHVIMSNILGRRVDGVIIYEELRIDEQDIIAMEKDKIKAVFLDRVYQSDTMGSVIFDSYVAAYEATKYLIGLGHKNIAYISGVDTMFDSVQRRDGYLAALREYQLPIDEDYIIQGYFEEESTYSAIKSFLHLHPGKRPDAFLAGNDLSAIGCMHALKSEGFEVPQDVSVVGFDDIDIAQYFSPPLTTVRNQIARQGILAINQLVGMIKEKEQGAAQKLAGELVVRGSSHVKIDRKDYRT, encoded by the coding sequence ATGGCAAAGATAACGATTAAAGATGTAGCAAGGGAAGCGGGCGTATCCATATCGACGGTCTCCAACGCTTTGAATGGTGTAGATGTCTTGAACCCGGAGACGAAATCACATGTTCTAAAGGTAGCAGAGCGTTTAAATTATGTGCCCAATCTGAATGGCAAGCTGTTGAAGTCCGGTCAAACCAAAATGCTCGGTTTTTTTACCACAAGTGTATCGGGTCCGTATTTCTATAAGCTGGTTGAGTCGATGTCTCGCGAATGTGATCGTCTTGGGTATGGTTTGAATGTATTTGTGACCAAGGATAAACACGTAATTATGAGTAATATTCTGGGTCGGCGGGTGGATGGTGTCATTATTTACGAAGAACTTCGGATCGATGAGCAAGATATTATCGCTATGGAGAAAGACAAGATCAAGGCGGTTTTTCTGGACCGGGTCTATCAGAGCGATACGATGGGAAGTGTCATTTTTGACTCTTACGTGGCGGCTTATGAAGCAACCAAGTATTTAATTGGGCTGGGGCACAAGAACATTGCTTATATTTCGGGCGTGGACACGATGTTTGACAGTGTGCAACGGAGAGATGGCTACTTGGCTGCCTTGCGTGAATACCAGCTTCCAATCGATGAAGATTACATTATACAAGGATATTTTGAGGAGGAGAGCACGTATAGTGCGATAAAATCTTTTCTTCATTTGCACCCCGGCAAGCGGCCTGATGCATTTCTTGCAGGGAATGACTTGAGTGCAATTGGCTGTATGCATGCGTTGAAGTCTGAGGGTTTTGAAGTACCTCAAGATGTTAGTGTCGTGGGTTTCGACGATATTGATATCGCACAGTATTTTTCTCCACCGCTCACAACGGTAAGAAATCAAATTGCAAGACAGGGTATCCTGGCAATTAATCAACTGGTGGGTATGATCAAGGAGAAAGAACAAGGGGCTGCACAAAAATTGGCGGGTGAGCTGGTGGTGAGAGGTTCAAGCCATGTGAAGATCGACCGGAAAGATTATCGTACATAA
- a CDS encoding ABC transporter permease subunit, which produces MDKLAVETSTGKNAISPNGKKPIGQRIKEFIVDYRRQWEIQSMIIPGIIFMIIFCYIPIYGLTIAFKNYTVIDTLATAPWVGLDNFRIILSDKYFWDAVVNTLGISFLKLGIGFVIPIILAIMIYELNSGRFKKFVQTVSYLPHFLSWIVLGGMLITWFSTTGLFNQLLLSLGVISQPQNILLDAGKYWWIATLSDIWKEAGWGTILYLAIMAKIDPTYYEAAKIDGASRLRQIWNITLPNMKSIISLNLILTVSGLLGSNLDQTLVLMNSQNRDKAEVINSYVYRMGMSQGDFSYATAVGLGVSIISVILLVTANKITSKLNDNQSVL; this is translated from the coding sequence GTGGATAAATTAGCCGTAGAGACATCAACCGGTAAAAATGCGATCAGTCCCAATGGGAAGAAACCCATCGGACAACGGATTAAAGAATTCATAGTCGATTATCGGAGACAATGGGAGATTCAATCGATGATTATCCCAGGCATTATCTTTATGATTATTTTCTGTTATATCCCGATTTACGGTTTGACGATTGCCTTCAAAAATTACACGGTCATTGATACGCTGGCTACCGCTCCATGGGTAGGGCTGGATAATTTCAGAATCATTTTATCAGACAAATATTTCTGGGATGCAGTCGTGAATACACTGGGGATCAGTTTTTTGAAACTGGGAATCGGGTTCGTCATTCCGATCATTCTTGCAATCATGATCTACGAGTTAAACAGCGGACGCTTCAAAAAGTTTGTGCAAACGGTTTCATATTTACCTCACTTTTTGTCCTGGATTGTACTTGGGGGAATGCTGATCACCTGGTTTTCAACAACGGGGTTATTTAATCAGTTGTTACTTAGCCTGGGAGTGATCTCCCAACCGCAGAACATCTTGCTGGATGCAGGCAAGTACTGGTGGATTGCTACGTTATCTGATATTTGGAAAGAAGCAGGTTGGGGAACGATTCTGTATCTGGCGATCATGGCAAAGATTGATCCAACATACTATGAAGCTGCCAAAATTGATGGTGCAAGCCGTCTGAGACAGATCTGGAATATCACATTGCCCAACATGAAATCCATCATCAGCCTAAATCTGATTCTAACTGTAAGCGGTTTATTAGGGTCGAATCTGGATCAGACCTTGGTGCTCATGAACTCCCAGAACCGCGACAAAGCGGAAGTCATCAATTCGTACGTGTACCGTATGGGTATGTCTCAGGGTGACTTTTCATATGCAACGGCCGTTGGCTTGGGTGTCTCCATCATTTCTGTCATTCTACTCGTCACGGCAAACAAAATTACAAGCAAATTAAACGATAATCAATCTGTGTTGTAG
- a CDS encoding carbohydrate ABC transporter permease, giving the protein MNGKVAKEDLDSRIFDTLNMILLIICTVVILVPLWNVIISSFSSGKALAEGGFIFWSPEFSLENYRAVFNDQGIWQAFFISVSKTTIGVVTHVFFCAMVGYGLSKKYIRGRKLYVAMGVITMFFSGGMIPTYLLIKSLGLLNSFWVYIIPALFSFYDVVILMNFFRNVPDSLEESAKIDGAGDWHIFLKIFIPLSMPAMATIALFNGVGQWNDFMTTKLYITDQSLYPLQMMLYEIIVQSQTQSMQNVGGSAVIETTTKGVQLATIVITTLPIVLIYPIVQRYFISGMMLGAVKE; this is encoded by the coding sequence GTGAATGGAAAGGTGGCAAAAGAAGATCTCGATAGTCGGATCTTTGATACCTTAAATATGATTTTGCTAATCATCTGTACGGTCGTTATTCTCGTTCCGCTCTGGAATGTCATCATCTCTTCCTTTAGTTCAGGCAAAGCGCTGGCGGAAGGTGGATTCATCTTCTGGTCACCGGAATTCTCGCTGGAGAATTACAGAGCTGTATTCAACGATCAGGGAATCTGGCAGGCCTTCTTCATATCGGTCTCCAAAACAACGATTGGCGTTGTTACACATGTGTTCTTCTGTGCCATGGTTGGTTACGGTCTGAGCAAAAAGTACATAAGAGGCCGTAAATTATACGTTGCCATGGGTGTTATTACAATGTTCTTCTCGGGCGGTATGATCCCGACGTATCTGTTAATCAAATCACTTGGCTTGCTTAACAGCTTCTGGGTGTACATTATCCCGGCGTTATTCAGCTTTTATGATGTCGTGATTCTGATGAATTTCTTCCGGAATGTCCCGGATTCTCTGGAAGAATCGGCCAAGATTGACGGCGCAGGGGATTGGCATATTTTCCTGAAAATATTCATCCCACTCTCTATGCCGGCTATGGCTACAATTGCGCTATTTAATGGGGTGGGGCAATGGAACGACTTTATGACAACCAAGTTATACATTACCGATCAGTCACTGTATCCACTCCAGATGATGTTGTACGAGATTATCGTTCAGTCACAGACACAATCCATGCAAAATGTCGGAGGTTCAGCTGTCATTGAAACAACGACCAAAGGCGTGCAGCTAGCCACCATTGTCATTACGACACTACCTATCGTGCTGATCTATCCCATCGTTCAGAGATACTTTATCTCGGGAATGATGCTCGGAGCGGTCAAGGAATAG
- a CDS encoding sugar ABC transporter substrate-binding protein, with amino-acid sequence MLKLNKASGKKGIKLLATLLTAVLMITGCSGGSGGSSEGNWVSIEDRYTVDPEKPAWQLDKKEEATDLTWYVNADWWNTDFGKDIVTKKIKEDLNINIKFITGDDTKLNTFFAGGDMPDLLTVFDSNSPVVQKAATWAMPLNDLAEKYDPYFNKVAAADTLNWFQLADGKTYGYPNYSNTQEDYDSGNIPAKTAFIIRKDVYEALGSPVIGTPEEFQSVMKRIKQEFPALIPFGFNSIGEGTGSLGDTLQDFIGVPLETESGEFYDRNLDEDYLTWLKTLNTVYRDGNISDDSFADDGTAFEEKVKSGKYATMLLDGTPQQGGNLQIYMSANPGKEYVAIDGPQSTKGNAPTLNQSGITGWMINFISKDCKDPAKAIQIFTYLLSEEGQTLMNYGIEGETYQTKADGSVELLPAVKDLQLNNADQFKKDYRMGEFMFFGHDRHKALSADAFPEAIKQMQEWGKGKLKPHFILENISPDQGTPEARALSAINTKWNTTLVSMVRSKDDASYDNALASYKSFLGENRWEEIVKVRSEKMKLNKEKLGIQ; translated from the coding sequence ATGTTGAAGTTGAATAAGGCATCAGGCAAAAAAGGGATTAAATTGCTCGCAACACTGCTCACAGCCGTACTTATGATTACAGGTTGCAGCGGTGGATCGGGGGGCTCCAGTGAAGGGAATTGGGTATCCATTGAAGATCGTTATACGGTTGACCCGGAAAAGCCGGCTTGGCAGTTGGATAAAAAGGAAGAGGCTACTGACCTGACGTGGTACGTCAATGCAGACTGGTGGAACACTGATTTTGGTAAGGATATTGTTACCAAGAAAATCAAAGAGGATCTGAACATCAATATTAAATTCATCACGGGTGATGATACCAAGTTAAACACCTTTTTCGCTGGTGGAGATATGCCTGACTTGCTGACCGTATTTGACTCCAATTCTCCTGTGGTACAAAAAGCTGCAACCTGGGCGATGCCGCTGAACGATCTGGCGGAAAAATATGATCCTTACTTTAATAAAGTTGCGGCTGCCGATACATTGAACTGGTTCCAATTGGCGGATGGTAAAACCTATGGTTACCCGAACTATTCCAATACGCAAGAGGATTATGATAGCGGTAACATTCCTGCCAAAACGGCATTTATCATTCGTAAAGATGTGTACGAAGCTTTGGGTAGTCCGGTCATTGGAACGCCAGAAGAATTCCAGAGTGTGATGAAACGAATTAAGCAAGAGTTCCCTGCGCTGATCCCGTTTGGATTCAACTCCATTGGTGAAGGAACAGGTTCACTGGGGGATACGTTGCAAGATTTCATCGGTGTTCCGTTGGAGACCGAATCAGGAGAATTCTATGATCGCAATCTGGATGAAGATTACCTCACGTGGTTGAAAACATTGAACACCGTTTACAGAGACGGCAATATCAGTGATGACAGTTTTGCCGATGATGGAACCGCTTTTGAGGAAAAAGTGAAGTCCGGTAAATATGCAACCATGCTGCTTGACGGTACACCTCAACAAGGAGGAAACTTGCAAATCTACATGAGTGCGAATCCAGGCAAAGAATATGTTGCTATCGATGGACCGCAGAGTACCAAAGGCAATGCACCAACATTGAATCAATCCGGAATAACCGGGTGGATGATCAATTTCATTTCCAAGGACTGTAAAGATCCGGCCAAGGCCATTCAGATATTCACATACTTGCTGAGTGAAGAAGGACAGACGCTTATGAATTACGGGATCGAGGGGGAAACCTACCAAACCAAAGCCGACGGTAGTGTAGAATTACTGCCAGCCGTGAAAGACCTGCAACTCAATAACGCGGATCAATTCAAAAAGGATTATCGGATGGGTGAGTTTATGTTCTTCGGTCATGACCGCCACAAAGCACTCAGTGCAGATGCTTTTCCCGAAGCGATTAAACAGATGCAGGAGTGGGGCAAAGGCAAGCTGAAACCACACTTTATTCTGGAGAACATTAGCCCGGATCAAGGTACACCTGAAGCTCGTGCGTTGTCAGCAATCAATACGAAGTGGAATACAACGCTGGTCAGTATGGTACGGTCCAAGGATGATGCCTCGTATGACAATGCACTGGCTTCTTACAAGTCATTTTTAGGTGAGAACCGTTGGGAAGAGATTGTTAAGGTACGCAGTGAAAAGATGAAATTGAACAAAGAGAAACTAGGCATTCAATAA
- a CDS encoding glycoside hydrolase family 30 beta sandwich domain-containing protein, protein MTTFKMYKSTGEEDLFVSLSQEQLKPLDADKETTTILLDDQLTYQEMDGFGASFTDSSAYLINQILNNEQREEVMTRLFHPEKGIGLSVIRNPMGASDYARKVYSYNDMPEQQIDAELTQFSISHDEEDVIPLTQQALALNPEMKLFASPWSAPGWMKTSGSMITGQLKAEWYPVYAQYFVRYIQAYAKHELPIHAITPQNEALYEPGHYPGMLMPAEAQADFIKNHLKPAFVQNDIQTKILCYDHNWDQPDYPLTVLEQAGEEVDGVAWHWYGGDASAQTKVYEAFAGKEVHFTEGSGGEWIPPFEQAFSNVMRTGIQILRNYSKSFVLWNMALDENNGPTVPGFGRSTCRGIVQVNQQTKELTYTLDYYALAHFSAVIRPKAVRIESTSSDDGICSVAFKNADGSVALVLFNDGEETGNIQVKLRDDVLMKFQLESKSVLSVLITDL, encoded by the coding sequence ATGACTACATTCAAAATGTACAAATCCACGGGTGAAGAAGATTTATTCGTATCTCTATCCCAAGAGCAATTAAAGCCTCTGGATGCTGATAAGGAGACAACGACCATCCTTCTGGATGATCAGCTAACGTATCAGGAGATGGACGGATTTGGTGCTTCTTTTACCGATTCATCTGCCTATTTGATTAACCAAATCTTGAATAATGAGCAACGGGAGGAGGTCATGACCCGTCTATTCCATCCGGAGAAAGGGATTGGGCTGTCAGTCATCCGTAATCCAATGGGGGCTTCGGACTATGCGAGAAAAGTGTACAGTTATAACGATATGCCCGAACAACAGATAGACGCAGAATTAACCCAATTCAGCATTTCACATGATGAAGAGGATGTTATTCCTTTGACGCAACAGGCTTTGGCATTGAATCCTGAAATGAAACTGTTTGCTTCACCATGGAGTGCACCGGGATGGATGAAAACAAGCGGATCGATGATTACCGGACAGTTGAAGGCGGAATGGTATCCGGTTTATGCGCAATATTTTGTGAGATACATTCAAGCCTATGCCAAACATGAATTACCGATCCATGCCATCACACCGCAGAATGAGGCGCTGTATGAACCAGGGCACTATCCTGGTATGCTGATGCCAGCCGAGGCCCAAGCAGATTTTATCAAAAACCATCTTAAACCAGCCTTTGTGCAAAACGATATTCAAACCAAGATTCTCTGTTACGATCACAACTGGGATCAACCGGACTATCCGCTGACCGTGTTGGAACAAGCGGGAGAAGAAGTGGACGGCGTAGCCTGGCATTGGTACGGGGGCGATGCTTCTGCTCAAACGAAGGTTTATGAAGCTTTTGCAGGAAAAGAAGTGCATTTCACTGAAGGTTCAGGTGGAGAGTGGATTCCGCCGTTTGAGCAGGCTTTTTCAAATGTGATGCGAACGGGAATTCAGATTCTTCGCAATTATAGCAAGTCCTTTGTACTTTGGAATATGGCACTAGATGAGAATAATGGGCCTACGGTTCCTGGTTTTGGTCGCAGTACGTGTCGTGGTATCGTGCAAGTGAATCAGCAAACAAAGGAACTTACGTATACACTTGATTATTATGCTCTGGCTCATTTCAGTGCTGTGATCCGCCCGAAGGCTGTTCGGATCGAATCAACATCCAGTGATGATGGAATTTGTTCTGTGGCTTTTAAAAATGCCGATGGTTCCGTAGCATTAGTCCTCTTCAATGATGGGGAGGAGACGGGCAACATACAGGTTAAGCTGCGCGACGATGTATTGATGAAGTTCCAGCTGGAAAGCAAGAGTGTCTTGTCCGTATTGATCACAGATTTATAA
- a CDS encoding glycoside hydrolase family 99-like domain-containing protein: protein MKVIALHLPQFHRIEENDRWWGDGFTEWTNVKKATPLYSGHHQPKQPFQGKYYDLSDPDVRKWQAETAKQHGIYGFCYYHYWFKGKRLLEKPVNEILDSGEPDFPFCLSWANETWTRKWDGQESDILMAQNYGEREDWEEHFNYLVKVFKDKRYIRVEGKPLFLIYRPASIPQCEEMIQFWRELALKHGLQGIHVVQTIGGFPTFNRQIFDASMEFEPHYTFAHGHMNGIWIEMNIKGQQHIAVNYDKVWSSILERTPHRNGEIVYPGAFVNWDNTPRRGVDGQSTLGSTPEKFGLYLSRQMERARTLYKSEYLFVNAWNEWAEGAYLEPDQNYGYAYLSELKKVTQHESNRNKSVGGSSE from the coding sequence TTGAAGGTAATTGCTCTGCATCTGCCCCAATTTCATCGGATTGAGGAGAACGACCGATGGTGGGGGGACGGTTTTACCGAATGGACGAATGTAAAAAAAGCCACGCCTTTATATTCGGGTCATCATCAGCCTAAGCAGCCATTTCAGGGGAAATATTATGATCTTTCCGATCCAGATGTACGAAAGTGGCAAGCGGAAACGGCTAAACAGCATGGCATTTATGGATTTTGTTATTATCATTATTGGTTCAAAGGCAAGCGTTTGCTGGAAAAACCGGTGAATGAAATTTTGGATAGTGGGGAGCCTGATTTTCCTTTTTGTTTGTCTTGGGCCAATGAGACATGGACAAGAAAATGGGATGGGCAAGAATCCGATATTCTCATGGCCCAGAACTACGGGGAGCGAGAGGATTGGGAAGAACATTTTAATTATCTGGTAAAGGTATTTAAGGACAAACGATATATTCGAGTGGAAGGTAAGCCATTATTTCTGATCTATCGGCCAGCCAGTATTCCGCAATGTGAGGAAATGATTCAGTTTTGGCGTGAATTGGCTTTGAAGCACGGCCTGCAAGGGATCCATGTTGTGCAGACCATTGGTGGATTCCCTACATTTAATCGTCAGATCTTTGATGCGAGTATGGAATTTGAACCACATTATACGTTTGCACATGGACATATGAATGGAATCTGGATCGAAATGAACATCAAGGGACAGCAGCATATTGCTGTGAATTACGACAAAGTATGGTCCTCCATTCTCGAACGAACACCACACCGTAACGGAGAAATTGTCTATCCAGGTGCTTTTGTCAATTGGGATAATACACCGCGGAGAGGCGTTGATGGACAGAGTACGCTTGGGTCCACACCAGAGAAGTTTGGGCTGTATCTATCCAGACAGATGGAACGAGCGAGGACGCTGTACAAAAGTGAATATCTTTTTGTTAATGCCTGGAACGAGTGGGCGGAAGGGGCATATCTTGAGCCGGATCAAAACTATGGTTATGCTTATTTGAGCGAACTCAAGAAAGTAACTCAGCATGAATCGAACAGAAACAAGTCTGTAGGAGGGAGTTCCGAATGA
- a CDS encoding AraC family transcriptional regulator translates to MNHQTLLTNYLSNLQVELFMVNYNRCDTDWRDLDYTPDYSKFYFICEGEGWLKIGDEEYYPAPNQLILMPEGIQQSYSAINDRPFLKYWCHFSAKVGGINLFQILKFPHICTIDQPELIQAIFSSILTYAKSDEVYAHMMAKSKLTELLSHYLMNLDLDQISFINVPVMEKLSTILAYIDSNIEENISVQDLAQIAYMHPNYFIRFFKQQIGVPPILYITGKKIDKAKELLACTPNTITAIAEHLGFSDLYYFSRQFKKHTGLTPTEYRKQKTVLTTKHGL, encoded by the coding sequence ATGAATCACCAAACTTTGCTTACGAACTACCTGTCCAATCTCCAAGTCGAATTATTCATGGTCAATTACAATCGGTGCGATACGGATTGGCGGGATCTGGATTACACGCCCGATTACAGCAAGTTTTATTTCATATGCGAAGGTGAAGGTTGGCTCAAAATTGGGGATGAGGAGTATTATCCTGCGCCTAATCAGCTTATTTTAATGCCAGAGGGGATCCAACAGTCCTACTCTGCCATTAATGACCGTCCTTTTCTCAAATATTGGTGTCACTTTAGCGCAAAGGTTGGGGGAATCAATTTGTTCCAAATTCTGAAATTCCCACACATCTGTACGATAGATCAACCTGAGTTGATTCAAGCAATCTTCAGCAGTATCCTTACATATGCAAAATCCGATGAAGTCTATGCCCATATGATGGCCAAGAGCAAACTGACTGAGCTACTATCCCACTATCTAATGAATCTGGATCTGGATCAGATCTCTTTTATTAACGTTCCTGTCATGGAGAAACTGTCTACCATCCTGGCTTATATTGATTCCAACATCGAAGAGAATATTTCGGTTCAGGATCTGGCCCAGATCGCCTACATGCATCCAAATTATTTCATTCGATTCTTCAAGCAGCAGATCGGAGTTCCTCCGATCCTCTATATTACTGGCAAAAAAATCGATAAGGCCAAGGAATTGCTGGCCTGCACCCCGAACACAATAACTGCCATCGCCGAGCATCTCGGTTTCAGTGATTTGTATTATTTCTCCAGACAGTTCAAAAAGCATACAGGGTTAACTCCAACGGAGTACCGCAAACAAAAAACGGTACTTACAACGAAACATGGTTTATAA
- a CDS encoding alpha-L-fucosidase has translation MDKNEYLQHIEATIERGKFKDNWSSLSAFQVPEWYPKAKFGIFIHWGLYSVPAYDSEWYSRNMYIQGTKAYEHHLEVYGPHKDFGYKDFIPMFRAEKFDADEWATLFKQAGARYVMPVAEHHDGFQMYKSSISHYNTYEMGPKRDLLGEMKVAYEKQGLTLCVSSHRAEHWFFMSHGKEFDSDIKEPLERGDFYWPAMPEPKDHFDLYDSPPTEEYLEDWLIRCCELVDQYQPKVFYFDWWIQTVAFKPYLKKFAAYYYNKGEEWGVPVAINYKHEAYMFGSAVPDVERGQFAELKPYFWQTDTAVAKNSWCYTENNNYKTAEEIIRDLVDIVSKNGNLLLNIGPKADGSIPEEDREILLSIGKWLEVNGEAIYDTSFWRTFGEGPTEVKEGQFTDGDTKIFTSEDIRFTLKESSLYATVLAYPDNGVVQIKSLKENSHHFQGVIQDIQVLGYEEQPQWERTADALMITTTTVKSNAPIVFKIKLD, from the coding sequence ATGGACAAAAACGAATATTTGCAACATATTGAAGCAACGATTGAGCGCGGTAAATTCAAGGACAACTGGAGTTCGCTTAGCGCCTTCCAAGTTCCCGAATGGTACCCAAAAGCGAAATTCGGCATATTCATTCACTGGGGGCTATATTCTGTACCGGCCTATGATAGCGAATGGTATTCGCGAAATATGTACATACAAGGCACCAAAGCTTATGAACATCACCTTGAGGTATATGGACCTCATAAGGACTTTGGATATAAAGACTTCATTCCGATGTTTCGTGCAGAGAAGTTTGATGCAGACGAATGGGCAACGTTATTCAAACAGGCTGGAGCCAGATATGTTATGCCTGTGGCTGAGCACCATGATGGTTTTCAGATGTACAAAAGCTCTATCTCTCACTATAACACATATGAAATGGGCCCCAAACGGGATCTTCTGGGTGAGATGAAGGTTGCATACGAGAAGCAGGGGCTGACCTTATGTGTGTCGTCTCACCGCGCCGAGCACTGGTTCTTCATGTCTCATGGGAAGGAGTTTGATTCAGATATTAAGGAACCACTGGAGCGTGGGGATTTCTATTGGCCTGCCATGCCTGAACCCAAGGATCACTTCGACTTGTATGACTCCCCTCCAACCGAGGAGTATCTGGAGGACTGGTTGATTCGCTGCTGTGAACTGGTTGATCAATACCAGCCAAAGGTCTTTTATTTCGATTGGTGGATTCAAACGGTTGCGTTCAAACCCTATCTTAAAAAATTTGCTGCCTATTATTATAACAAAGGTGAAGAATGGGGTGTGCCTGTAGCTATCAATTATAAACATGAGGCCTACATGTTTGGTAGTGCCGTTCCGGATGTGGAGCGGGGACAGTTCGCTGAGCTTAAGCCCTATTTTTGGCAAACGGATACAGCTGTCGCTAAAAACTCATGGTGTTATACGGAAAATAATAACTATAAAACGGCTGAGGAGATCATTCGGGATCTCGTCGATATTGTAAGCAAAAACGGAAATTTACTGCTGAACATTGGTCCCAAAGCAGACGGCAGCATACCGGAAGAAGATCGTGAGATTTTACTGAGCATTGGCAAGTGGCTGGAAGTGAATGGAGAAGCGATCTATGACACGTCATTCTGGCGTACGTTTGGCGAGGGTCCGACAGAGGTGAAGGAAGGGCAATTCACGGATGGGGATACGAAGATATTTACGAGTGAAGATATACGGTTTACGTTAAAAGAAAGCAGTCTGTATGCCACGGTTCTTGCCTATCCAGATAACGGGGTGGTGCAGATTAAATCCCTGAAGGAAAATTCTCATCATTTTCAAGGGGTCATTCAAGATATTCAAGTACTTGGCTATGAAGAACAACCGCAATGGGAGAGAACAGCGGACGCACTGATGATCACAACGACAACTGTGAAAAGTAATGCGCCTATCGTTTTCAAAATTAAATTGGACTAA